Sequence from the Thermofilaceae archaeon genome:
TGGTGGTTAATGAGCCGAGCAAGAACGGGTTTGCACGCCTCACCCCCTTAGACAACCTCGTCGCCAGCCGGCTGGCAACCTGCGAGAGCCCTCTGTTCAGCTGATCAACGAGCAGGACAACGCCCGCGAAGAGGAGGAGCATGTAGGCTAAGGGCTCGGCCAAGGATCGCGCCGCCAGAATGAGGCCGGCCGCCACGGTTCCAACTAAAGCGCTAACAATGAAGAGGCCTAGCGTGAACAGTGTAGCCCCCCGTTTGCCACCCTTAGATGCGATCAAGTATACGACGGGGAGGAGAGGGAGGATGCACGGCGAGAAAGGGGTGGAGAAGCCGAGGAGTAGTGGAAGCACGATGACCGTTCCCAACCCGAGAGCTAGGTGATCGCTACTCGTACCTCGAGTGCTTTCGGAGGCTTCAAGATCGGGACACCTCCTTTTCGATTCGTTCTGAGCCAAGCTGAGGAGCTCGAGGAATCTTTCAGGGTCCCTGTACCCCAGGGCTCCGCCAAGTGGAGAACCGTTCGGGCAGATGAAGAGGTGGGCTGGAGTAGCGGGTACCCTGTACGCAGAGGCGATATCTGTTCGCTCTGCGACGTTAACTCTCGCGGGGAGGAAAAGGGTGTTTAACTTCTCGGAGACCCGCGGGTCTTCAAAGACCTTCTCCATTAGGCGGCAGGCGTAGCACGTTTCTGAGTAGAAGTAGACGTAGACGAGCCTTCTCGCGCTCGACGCCCTGGCTAGTGCAGCTTCGTAGCTCAACCAGTGAACGGGCTCCGCGAGGACCAGCGGAGATATAATAGTGAGCAACGCGAGCAAGGCATAGACCCTGAGCATGCGCCAGCCCCCGCCCCCTTCACTATAAGCTTTCCGCTGGCATAAGCGCAGCTTGAAGATTACGCTTCACCGCCAATCGCATTTGGGAATGGCGTTAAGCAGAAGTACCGGCTAGCCTACACGCCGCTGTGACGGGTGTAAAGATAGCCGTCATAGGCGCTGGTAGCGTGGCTTGGTCGGCGACGCTGATCAGGGATCTCTGCATGACTCCGGACTTGCGCGGGAGCACTGTGAGCTTGATGGATATCAACGAGGAGAGGTTGAAACTCGTCCACGCGATTGCAACCCGGTACGCCAGGGAGGTGAAGGCCGACCTCAAGTTTGAGGCCACCCTAGACCGGAGGGAGGCCATCAGGGACGCGGACTTCGTCATCAACACCGCTATGGCTATGGGCCACGGCTACTACGAGCGCATGCGTGAGATCTCCGAGAAACACGGCTACTACCGTGGTATTAACAGCGTTGAGTGGAACATGGTGAGCGACTACCACACGATCTGGGGGTACTACCAGTTCAAACTGGCCATGGAGATCGCGAGGGACATCGAGGAGCTAGCACCAGACGCCTGGTTGCTCCAGATTGCGAACCCCGTCTTCGAGCTGACGACGCTGATCAGCAGGAGGACGAAGGTTAAGGTCATCGGCCTCTGCCACGGCCACCTCGGCTACAGGGAGATCGCGAGCGAGCTCGGCCTAGACCCCGACAAGGTGGAGTTCGAGGCTATCGGCTTCAACCACGTCATCTGGTTAACCCGGTTCGAGTACGAGGGGGAGGACGCGTACCCACTGATCGACGAGTGGATCGAGAAGAGGGCTGAGGAGTACTGGAGCAGGTGGAGGCAGTACCAGAGCAACCCCTTCGACGTTCAGATGTCGCCAGCAGCTGTGGACATGTACAGGACCTACGGTCTCTTCCCCGTCGGCGACACAGTGAGGGGCGGGACTTGGAAGTACCACTGGAACCTCGAGACGAAGCGGAGGTGGTACGGGCCGACGGGCGGGCCTGACAGCGAGATCGGATGGAAGTGGTACATGGACATGCAGGCGATGATCATCGAGTCCTTCAAGGAGGCTGTCGCCGACCAGAAGACACCGCTCACCAGGATCCTGCCGCCGAAGAGGAGCCTCGAGTCCGTCGCCCCATTGATCGACTCGCTCGTCAACGACAAGAGGGGGCTCTACCAGCTAAACATCCCCAACCAGGGGTCGATCGTCGGGATACCGGACGACGTGGCCGTCGAAGTTCCAGCCTACGTGGACGGGAGGGGGGTGCACAGGGTATACGGCCTCAGGCTGCCGAGCCGCATCATGAAGCACGTGATCTGGCCCCGGATGATGCGGATGGAGTGGGCGCTCGAGGCCTTCCTCGAGGGCGGGAGAAACGTGCTCTTCGAGTGGCTCATCGTGGACCCGAGGACCAAGTCGACCGAGCAGGTGGACGCTGTGATCAACGACATACTATCGATGCCGGAGAACAGGGAGATGGCGGAGCACTTCAAGTAGCGGCAACCGTTTTCAACCAGCTTTTCTCTTCCGCTCTCGTGAGTGTTAAGCAGCTCCCGGTGGAGCCGATCGACTTCCACACCCACGTGGGTAGAGTGCTCTCCTTCAACCCTCGGATCAAGGGCTGGGTTGAGTCCAGCCTCGGCGACCTCCTCAGCTACATGGACGAGGCCGGCGTCGAAAGGGCGGTAGTGCTCTCCATCCCCCCGCGCGCGGACCCCTACGCCTCCTTCCTATCGAACTCGCAGCTTCTCAGGGAGGTTCAACCCCACCAGGGGAGGCTGATCGCCTTCTGCTGCCCCAGCCCTCTGCGGCGAGATGCTGTGTCCGCGCTGAAGAAGCTGGTGGAGGCGGGGTGCAGAGGCTTGGGCGAGGTGAAGGTGGGCTTGAGAGTCGACGACCCCCGCCTCCTGAAGCTGCTGAGAGCCGCTGAGTCGCTCGGCCTGCCAGCGCTGATCCACGTGGAGGAGGGGCCCTACTTCCACTACTGCCACGGCGTGGAAGCGCTAGCCGAGGTTCTGAAGGGGCTACCCGACTTGAAGCTCGTCGTCCACGGCCCCGGCTGGTGGTCCCGCATCTCTGCCGAGGGGGCTGGAAACCTGTACCCGGGCGGGCCCGTAAGGGGGGAGGGTCTTGTCCACGAGCTGCTGAGGCGCTTCGACAACCTCTACGCGGACATCTCAGCGAACTCCGGCTTAAACGCTCTGAGGAGGGACCCCGAGCACGCCCTCCGCTTCATAGAGGAGTTCCAGGAGAAGCTGATCTTCGGAACCGATTTCCCCTGCCTCTCCGATAGCGGCCAGTTCGGCCCCGACCGCTCCCACCTGGACTTCCTCCTCAAGCTCTGCCTGCCCAACCGGGCTTTGAGGAGGATCCTGCGGCAGAACGCCGAGCGGCTGCTGGAGAAACGCGTTTAAAGGTTGTGTATAGCTGTAAAACGATGAGCGTGGTGGAGGTTGCGCTGCTGCTCTTCGCGGCTGCATTCCTGCTGGTGGTAGCCGGCACCCTGGTTCTTCTGCTGTCAGCCTTCAGGGCGGGGAGGGGTGAGCGCCGCGCCGAAGGGGGTGCGGTACTGATCCTCGGGCCACTCCCCATCGCCTTCGCAACCGGAGAAAGAATCGTAAAACCCCTGGTCCTCCTAGCCATCATCCTCACCGCCTTCGCCGTAGCTGTCTTCCTCCTCTTGGCCTGGCTGCTGCCGGTACTGATCAGGGTCTAGGTGGTGAGCGTGAACCACACTCGCGGCGAACCGGTCCTCTGGAAGGTCGGGCTGGCCCTCGTGCTAGCCGGGCTCGCGCTAGCAGTTATAGCCGCTCTGCTGCCGCTCCTCGCTGCGCCAGGCGCGCTGGTGGGCGTGGGCGGCTGCATCGTCGTGCTCTTCGTGCCCGTGTGCTTTGGGGTTGGCAGCCAAGCCCTCCCCCTGCTCATTGTTGCGATAGCACTCTCAATCGTGCTGCTCGCCGTCGCCTTCATCGTGTGGAGGGTGCTAGCTAGGGAGGTGCATCAGGTCGCTTAGGGCCGATAGCAGCACGTGGAAGCCGGCGACGCCGAATGGGAGGGTTAGGTTGTCCTCCGGCGATACGAGCTCGATGAGGGCGGCGATCAAGCTGAGGATTACAGCGCGCGCCGGTTTTTCGCCAAACGCCACCAGAGCCAGCGTGAAGAGTGCGGCTGCGGCGAGTGGTGAGTGGGCGTAGTGCTTCAGAATTTTGCGCCCCCTCGGGAGGAAGAGCGTGACCAGCGAGGCGGTGGGATCCACGATGGCGAGAGCCAGGATCCCGCGCGCCGTAGCTGCAGGGCCGAACAGGGCGTAGCTGGTCAGAACCGAAGCTACAGCGCAGATCGCTGCTACGTAGCCGTACCGCTTCTCGTAATCCCTCTCGACGGATTCGATCAGCGAGAAGAACCCCTCCTCGGCTCGATCGAGCGCGCGCTCGACGTCTTCGACAACTTCGTGGAGCGGGCCTAGGGCCTTCAATCGTTGAAGCACGGTCCTGCGGGCCTCCCTCGTTATCCTGACAATGGAGTCCCTTAGCTCAGGCTTCCTCACCCTGAGGGTTGAAACAAAAAGGGCTGAGAACAGGAGGATGGTGTAACTGGAGAGAGCGGGGTCGAGGGTTGAGCCGAGGTACGAGAACAGCGACGCGTACTCGGGGGTCAACGGGATGATGAGCACCAGGGCTAGCGCCACGTGGATGAGCTTGCGAAGCGACTCGCGTTGAGCGTACGTTAGGGTTGAAAGCTTCACCCCAGCTCCAGCCTACGCGATGTTTAAAGCTTCGCTAAGCGTGAAGTTTATAAGTGGTCTTCAGCGCGCGAAGGCGTGGCTTTCAGCAGGATCTACGCTGAAATCGCCAAGCTGCTACTCGAGCGTAAAACGCTCACCAGCTACGATCTAAGGGAGCTGGAGATGATGTACGGCGACGCTGCCCACGATGCGATCGACGCTCTCGTGACAGCTGGCGCAGCCAAGCGCGTGGGCAGCAGAGTAGAGGCGGTAGACCTCGATAAGCTGAAAAGAATCGCTAGGATGCGTTAACCCATCCAATTCTAAGATCTTTTTGGCGCGTTTGCGGCAAGTACGCGGAGC
This genomic interval carries:
- a CDS encoding cytochrome c biogenesis protein CcdA → MLRVYALLALLTIISPLVLAEPVHWLSYEAALARASSARRLVYVYFYSETCYACRLMEKVFEDPRVSEKLNTLFLPARVNVAERTDIASAYRVPATPAHLFICPNGSPLGGALGYRDPERFLELLSLAQNESKRRCPDLEASESTRGTSSDHLALGLGTVIVLPLLLGFSTPFSPCILPLLPVVYLIASKGGKRGATLFTLGLFIVSALVGTVAAGLILAARSLAEPLAYMLLLFAGVVLLVDQLNRGLSQVASRLATRLSKGVRRANPFLLGSLTTIMWGPCAAPMFTAALSLASLARSPMEAAAASVSYAAGLSLTVLVLTLLLRRVRIAASRARSLNKLNKVLGAAMVAAAVLYAAG
- a CDS encoding alpha-glucosidase/alpha-galactosidase, coding for MTGVKIAVIGAGSVAWSATLIRDLCMTPDLRGSTVSLMDINEERLKLVHAIATRYAREVKADLKFEATLDRREAIRDADFVINTAMAMGHGYYERMREISEKHGYYRGINSVEWNMVSDYHTIWGYYQFKLAMEIARDIEELAPDAWLLQIANPVFELTTLISRRTKVKVIGLCHGHLGYREIASELGLDPDKVEFEAIGFNHVIWLTRFEYEGEDAYPLIDEWIEKRAEEYWSRWRQYQSNPFDVQMSPAAVDMYRTYGLFPVGDTVRGGTWKYHWNLETKRRWYGPTGGPDSEIGWKWYMDMQAMIIESFKEAVADQKTPLTRILPPKRSLESVAPLIDSLVNDKRGLYQLNIPNQGSIVGIPDDVAVEVPAYVDGRGVHRVYGLRLPSRIMKHVIWPRMMRMEWALEAFLEGGRNVLFEWLIVDPRTKSTEQVDAVINDILSMPENREMAEHFK
- a CDS encoding amidohydrolase family protein; the protein is MSVKQLPVEPIDFHTHVGRVLSFNPRIKGWVESSLGDLLSYMDEAGVERAVVLSIPPRADPYASFLSNSQLLREVQPHQGRLIAFCCPSPLRRDAVSALKKLVEAGCRGLGEVKVGLRVDDPRLLKLLRAAESLGLPALIHVEEGPYFHYCHGVEALAEVLKGLPDLKLVVHGPGWWSRISAEGAGNLYPGGPVRGEGLVHELLRRFDNLYADISANSGLNALRRDPEHALRFIEEFQEKLIFGTDFPCLSDSGQFGPDRSHLDFLLKLCLPNRALRRILRQNAERLLEKRV
- a CDS encoding DUF131 domain-containing protein, with protein sequence MSVVEVALLLFAAAFLLVVAGTLVLLLSAFRAGRGERRAEGGAVLILGPLPIAFATGERIVKPLVLLAIILTAFAVAVFLLLAWLLPVLIRV